GCAAGTGAAGATAAAGACCTTGAAATTTCATTCTCTATAAATAATAGCATAATGGGGTCAACGTTATCAAATCCCTCAACGCTGAACATATCTATCACAGGATACGATTCAGAAGCAAGTGATACCATTAGTAAAATTGAACTAATATCCGATGGTGGGATAGTTTCAGCATCAAAAATTTTCTCATCAAATAATGTAAGTTGGAATCCCCAACTGGCTTCAAAATATAAGTACTACTATGTCAGAATCACTGAAAAGGATGGAAACATTGCAGTTACTGCTCCTATATGGACAGGAAAATAATTAGGATTAAATCAATTTATAAGGGAGGTCGTGCTATGAGTGGATTAAAAGGAATACTATACGTTGCTGATATAAATACACTTCTGATCTTTAATAATTCAATTAGATGTAAATTATTGGATATAATAATGCCAAAGTTAACTCATTTAGGCAGTGCCACTGCGACGATTTCTACTTGCCTGATGATTACTGTAATGGGCAGTGGAGAGGTCAGAAAGGCGGGGGTTCAGGCATTATTAGCCTTGGCATTGAGTCACTTGTTCGTACGTTTATTAAAAAATAATGTTTGTCGGTTAAGGCCCAAGGATGTCTTGTATAATATTAATACCTTTAATGTAGCTTTGGACTATTATTCCTTTCCTTCCGGCCACACAACTGCTGCTTTTGCTATTGCTACAACATTAGCATTGAACCTTCCTATACTGGCAGTAATTTGTTTCCCTATTGCACTTGTAATTGCTATTTCCAGACTCTATTTAGGAGTACACTATCCTTCTGACGTACTTGCGGGAATTGCAATTGCCATATTCTCTTCGGTAGTTCTACAGCTAATAATTAGCCATTAATTTCACGGTTATGCTACCAAAAGTTTCTATTGTTAAAAAGGAATAAGATACTTACTATTAGAGAACTACTAAATATGCCAAATTATCACCGCACTTCAAGGATGAAATGCGGTTTTTTTCTAGGATTTATGTTTATTACCTTATAAATGGTGGTAATTAAAATATATTGACGTTTATTAATTGTTCGATTACTATAGAACTATGAAAACATTAGATTTAGTGAAAATATTTAAAGCACTCTCATGTGAACAAAGATTGAATTTATTTAAAGTCCTGTATGAATGGTGTGAAGAAGGCGAATGTAAAGACGGGGAATATACCTGTACAGACGGAATTGAAAAATGTTTTACTAAAGCATGCTGCTGTATTAATCTGTCTAAATCAACTATTTCTCATCATTTTAAAGAACTTCAAAATGCAGGCCTAATTACTTATACCCGAAAAGGGCAGAGCTTTAAGTGTAAAATAAACAAGGAAGCAATTATAGCCATACAAAGTTTCTTAAAATAATTTTTCCTGGTTTATTTTTTGTAAGCAAAAATTTTTATAGTGATAGTTCGACTGTTGTAAAACATTAGAATTTTTTCATTATTTTAACGAGGTTACTATGAATTGGAAGTTTGATAAAGTATTAGATGTTATTAATAAAACTGACAGCAAGCTCTTACTAAACGGAAAATGGGGTGTTGAGAGGGAGGCCCAAAGGGTAAATACAAATGGTTGTTTAGCTTTAACTGATCATCCGGCTGCATTTGGAAATAAGCTTCTAAATAATAAGGTTACTACTGATTTCGCTGAAAGTCAGATTGAACTTATTACGCCTCCTATGTCATCGGTTGATGAAGTATATAAGTTTTTGAAGTTGCTAACTTTGGAGGTTATTCACGAACTTAAAAGTGAATTACTATGGCCTTTTAGTATGCCTCCTATTTTACCTTCAGAAGAAAGGATTCCAATTGCAAAATACGATGATACACCTGAAGGCAGAGAGAAGGAGATATACCGACTGGGACTTGCAAATCGTTATGGCAAAAAAATGCAGATGATTTCTGGTATACATTTTAATCTGTCCTTTAGCGAAGGGTTATTTGATACTTTATATAAATATTTCGGTAACGGTGAAAATAGGAATGAGTTTATTGATAAAAGCTATTTTGCAATGGCAAGAAATTTTTTAAGGTATCGATGGCTTCTAATATACCTTTTTGGAGCTTCTCCAATAGCTGACATTACATTTAATTCTGAAATTCCAAACGCAACCTCCTTACGTGTCAGTCAATTTGGTTATTCAAACGCGGAACAAGGAAATTTTATAGTATCATATAATGATAAATCTGAATATTTACAGAATTTAAGAAAATTGTTGATAACAAAAAGTGAGAAGTACTCAAAAATTGGTACATTTAGAGATGGTAAACAAATTCAGCTTAATGAAAATATACTTCAAAAAGATAGTGAATTTTACTCGACTATACGCCTGAAGCAGGTTACTGAAGAAGGTGAAAGTCAATTAGATGCAATTGAAAAAAGAGGTGTAAGTTATGCTGAAGTGCGGATTTTAGATATAAATCCTTTTGAGATAACGGGAATAAGCCTTCAACAAATGTATTTTTTACAGGTGTTTATGCTCTTTTGCCTTTTTGAAGAAAGCAGCTATATACAAAATAATGAGCTGAAACTTGTAAATAAAAATCATAATTTAGTTTCTATTTCAGGAAGAATAAATAAGCTTCTGCTTAATCATAATACAGGAGGGCAGATACTTATAGAAGATTGGGGCCGGAATATATTTCGAAAATTGTTTAAACTTTCAAATATCATGGATACAGTGGAGAATGATGGGAAATATCTAAATTGCGTTTTAACAGAATATTTTAAGCTTACGGATAGATTACTTCTTCCATCTAGTAAAATTCTAAATCAAATGGAACTCAATGGAGATAGTTTTATAACTTTTGGGATTAAAAAGGCTTTGCACTACAAGAACCAAAACAGATTAGGGGAGGGACTAAAAAATGTTGAAGGGTTATGAGGCTTTAGAGTTATCGACTCAAATGATTATTAAAGAGGCAATAAATAGAGGTATTAATATTGAAGTTTTAGATTGGGACGACAATTTTGTCAGGTTAACAAAAGGAAGAAGGATAGAATATTTAAAACAGGCAACACGTACTTCGGTCGACACATATATTTCACCTTTAATTATGGAGAATAAAGAGGTTACAAAACGAATATTAGCAGAAAATGGACTGAGTGTTCCAAAAGGAATTACAATCAAAAAAATTGACAAATTCAATACAGAGGTCTCTCAATTTAAAGGAAAAGATATTGTTATTAAACCTAAATCCACAAACTTTGGTCAGGGCGTAGTTATTCTAAAGCAGCCTTTCACAGAATCCGATGTACAAAACGCGATAGAACAGGCATTTGAATTTGATCATTCTGTATTAATAGAAGAATTTATTTCTGGAAAGGAATATAGATTTTTAGTAATTGGTGAAGAGGTTGCAGCTATTCTTCACAGGGTCCCGGCTAATGTTACAGGAGATGGTAAGCATACAATTGCAGAGCTCGTTAACGAAAAGAATAAACATCCTCTAAGAGGAAAAGGTTATGTTACACCGCTGGAAAAAATAACCTTAGGTCAAATTGAAAAAGATTTTTTGAAATTTCAAGGAAAGACGTTTGATACTATTCCAAATATTAACGAAACAGTATATTTGCGTGAAAACTCGAATATTAGCACCGGTGGAGACAGTATAGATTTTACTGATGAAATTATAGATGCATATAAAACAATCGCTGTAGAGGCTGCCAAGGCTGTTGGTGCCAAAATATGCGGTGCGGATATTATTATCCGTGATATAAACGATAGTCCAAACAATAATAATCACAGTATTATTGAATTAAATTTTAATCCGGCACTTCATATACATGATTATCCTTACAAAGGGAAAAACCGACAGGTTGAAAAAAAGGTTCTTGACCTTTTAGGATTTTAATCCAATTTAAGTGTTTTAAAGAAAAATAGGATATATTATTTAAAAGGGATGACCTTTCCCTGATAAATTAGACACAACGAATGGCGGGATTTCTCCGTTTTCCTTTGTATCTTATTAACTTTTATTTAAGCAGCTTTGTTTTGCTTTTCAAATTCCACAGGCGACTTATAGCCAAGCTTTGAATGTAATCGTATCCGATTATAAAAGACTTCAATATACTCAAAGATAGCCAGACGGGCCTCAGTCCTTGTTTTGAACCTTGTTAAGTAAATAAGCTCCGTTTTGAGAGTTCCAAAGAATGATTCCATACAGGCATTATCGTAACAGTTACCCTTGCGACTCATACTTGCTGTAAAACCATTGCTTTTCAGTACTTTCTGATATTCCTTGCTGGCATATTGGACCCCTCGGTCGGAATGATGAATCACTCCATTTGATGGTCTCTGCCTGCCGATGGCTTGCTTTAAAGCATCTATACAAAGCTGTTTTGTCATAGTGATATCCATTGCCCATCCAACAACTTTTCTGTTGTAGAGATCAACAATGGCAGCCAAATAGAGCCAACCCTCGTCTGTAGGAATATAAGTAATATCTGCAACCCAGATTTGATTAGGCCTAGAAGCTGTAAAGTCCTGATTTAGGATATTATCTGCAACCGGGTAATTGTGCTTTGAATTAGTTGTAGCCTTAAACTTCTTCCTAGTTTTAGCAGTAATATTATTTTCCTTCATCAGTTTAGCTATACGATTTTTACCACAGTTTATGCCTTCATTCTTTAAAGCCTTGGTTATCCGGGGGCTTCCATAGGTTTCACGGGATACTTTGTGAATGTTTCTGATTTTTTCAAGAAGTTCCACATTCCTTTTCTTGCGCAAGCTTTCAGGCCTTTTAATCCAAGCATAATAACCGCTTCTTGATATTTTTAGTATTTGGCACATCTTCTGAACAGGAAATTTGAAGCGGTATTTGTGAATGATAGGATATATTATTTCCGGTCTTTCGCGAAGATTGCCGTTACTTTTTTTAGTAATTCATTCTCCATTTCAAGGTCTGCAACACGCTTCTTAAGTTTCCTGAGTTCTTCATCTTCAGGTCTTAGGTTGCCGCTACCTGGGAAAGCATTCTCTTTATGAGTTTTGTACTGGTCAATCCATTTGTATAGAGTGTTTTCGTGGATTCCAATGTCTTTAGCCACAATTGATACACTTTTACCTTGCTCTGTAACAAGACGGACCGCTTGTTCTTTAAAACTATTATCATAACGTTTCATGATGGGTACCTCCGACTAGTTTTATTATACCAGCCATTCGGTGTGTCCATCAAATTGGGGTAAGGTCAGGATAAAGGGCAGGGAAGTGTACATAGTAAATTACTAGGCACAATATAATCTGTACTTTGCAACACCTGTTACTTTATCCCATGCTTCTTTTCGTTGAATACTCTTGCCTATAATATGTTTTCTCCTATATATAAACTAGATATTTTCAATTTATTAGCTTGAAAAATGTAGTCCGCTTAGATATTATTTCCTTATAGATAATATTTACTCTTTGAAATCGTCATATAATACATAATTACTTACATTTGTAAAAGTATGGAGGAATACAATTTGCTTTTCCGTATAACAATAATAATGTCCGAAAGGATAATATATTTCAGAGAGGGCGATGCTTTATGGCAAACAATAAAAAGTTAGTACCTGAAGCTACAGACGCACTTGAAAAACTGAAATATGAGGTTGCCGCCGAAGAGGGAATAGAGCTAAAAGACGGTTATAACGGTGATATAACTGCCAGAGATGCTGGAAAAATCGGGGGTAACATGGTTAAAAAGATGATTGAGTATGCTGAAAAGCATATGAAGGATTCAGAGTAAGGCCCGTAAGGGCCTTACTTACTGTTGATGATAAATAGTAGTTGTAAATAATATTTTGTCTATTCTCCAGGAAGTTCCCTGATTTAATATAACAAAAAATTCAGAAGTCTTAGCTTTCCACCATTATCAGAACTCAGACTCATCATAAATTCTATTTTATTTATTTTTTCTGGTTGTAATTAGCTTCCATACTTTACCTAATTTTATAAGTGCAAAATAGATATTATTACCATAATTGTATAAATAATGGTATAATAGAGGAGATATTTTATGTATGCAAAAGCAAATGCCAAAAAGCAGGATAAAATTCAAAACAAAGGAGGTGTATTGCAAAAGGCTAAGTCTCCTAACAGGCGAAATATTAAACAGCAAAACCCGACGGAGATAATTCAACGTATCCGGATAAACCCTGAATCGATGACACAAAAAGATGTAGTACAACTTCAACATACAATTGGGAACCAAGCAGTTCAACGGTTAATGTCTCGGCTCCATAATAAAAATGGTTATAATGCAGAAGATAAACCCATACAGAAGAAAGAAGAAAAAAAGAAAGAGATTCAATCCATATCAGAAAGGAATTCCCCATTGGGTCTGCCTATTAATCTAAAAGAAGGACTTGAATCACTCTCGAATATTGATCTTTCAGATGTTCAGGTACACTATAATTCAGATAAACCTCAAGATGTAGGTGCTTTAGCTTTTACTCAAGGAAATAATATTCATATCGCACCCGGCCAAGAGAAGCTTCTTCCCCATGAAGGCTGGCATACAGTGCAGCAAAAGCAGGGTAGAGTACAGCCCACCATGCAAATGAAAACAGGAACACTTGTTAATGAAGATGCAGGTCTTGAAAAAGAAGCTGATGCTATGGGGAGTAGAGCTGAAAGAGAAAGTTCAGGAAACAAAACCTTACAATTTAAGGGATATTCAAAATTAAATCTGCCAGATTATAATGAAAATGTTATACAAAAGAAAGACAATGCTTCCAAAATCGGCAAAAAAGTAATATACAACCAACAAACAAAAAACTATAAAATAATTAATAGCAAGGATGGTTACGAAAAGGATTGGAGTGAAACCCCGCCAAAATGCATGCAAATTGTATATAGTAAAACTTTGAAATATGCATTATGCAACAATACTGGTGAAATTGCAAGTTACTTAACTTCTGGCTGGTACACAGATCCACTTTGGGCCCAAGGAATAAAAGTTAGTAGCTATGATGTAAGCTTACAAGATTCATTAAATAAACAGATGAAACTAAGTGCAAAACCTCAAACACAAAAGAATGGTAAATGGGTTAATGCGGAAACCGATCAGGTAAAAAAATATTTAGATCCAAGTAACTTTAATGATGGTGTAAGCAAATACCAATTTCTTGATTTATCGGCATCTGCTGATATAAGTGAGAAAGAGATGACAAAATTCTTATCAGGTAAAGGAGTTCTTTCTGGTCATGCAAAGACTTATTTGGACGCAGCTAAGAAATATAATGTCAGCGAGGTGTACTTAGCAGCACATTCAGCACTTGAAACAGGTAATGGCACAAGTGAACTAGCTAAGGGGGTCAAGGTAGAAGGAGTAAAAGTTTATAATATGTATGGCATCAATGCCACTGACAAAGACCCTGTAGGTGAAGGTTCCAAATATGCATATAAAATGAAATGGACTTCGATAGATAAAGCTATCGATGGTGGTGCTGAATGGATTTCTAAAAACTATATAAATAGTTCTTCACATAGCCAAAATACTTTGTATAAAATGCGATGGAACCCTGCTTCACCCGGTGAGCATCAATATGCCACAGATATAGCATGGGCTGTTAATCAAACCTCTAGTCTTAAGAAAATGTACGATTCTTTTCCTAGTGCTTCTTTAAAGTTTGATATTCCAGTATATAAGTAAGGGTTTATTTTTGTTACAAATACTATGGGATTCAGCATAGAAAAAGTCTACTAAATTGAATAATAATAACTAGAAAGGAATTATCAATGAAAAAGTTAGTATTGTTTATGTTGATAGCAGCGAGTATTACAATATGCGGGTGTGATAATAAAACATCTATAGATAGCAGTAATCGGAATTCAGGTATGCGGCAAGCTGCGACCCTAAAGATTAAAACAAACGAACAAACAAATAATAGACCTGCAGATAAAACCTCTGAAAACTCTAATAGTACTCAAACTGTAAACTCAGCAAAAAAAGATATTGAACCAATAAAAGTATCTGATTTTATAATATCCGATGGAATCGATAGTATAAAATTGGATTCTCCTTTTAAGGAATTTAAATATCACAAACCTGAAGAGAAGATTGATAACAACTACGTTG
This genomic stretch from Ruminiclostridium cellulolyticum H10 harbors:
- a CDS encoding phosphatase PAP2 family protein, yielding MSGLKGILYVADINTLLIFNNSIRCKLLDIIMPKLTHLGSATATISTCLMITVMGSGEVRKAGVQALLALALSHLFVRLLKNNVCRLRPKDVLYNINTFNVALDYYSFPSGHTTAAFAIATTLALNLPILAVICFPIALVIAISRLYLGVHYPSDVLAGIAIAIFSSVVLQLIISH
- a CDS encoding ArsR/SmtB family transcription factor, translated to MNLFKVLYEWCEEGECKDGEYTCTDGIEKCFTKACCCINLSKSTISHHFKELQNAGLITYTRKGQSFKCKINKEAIIAIQSFLK
- a CDS encoding glutamate--cysteine ligase, producing MNWKFDKVLDVINKTDSKLLLNGKWGVEREAQRVNTNGCLALTDHPAAFGNKLLNNKVTTDFAESQIELITPPMSSVDEVYKFLKLLTLEVIHELKSELLWPFSMPPILPSEERIPIAKYDDTPEGREKEIYRLGLANRYGKKMQMISGIHFNLSFSEGLFDTLYKYFGNGENRNEFIDKSYFAMARNFLRYRWLLIYLFGASPIADITFNSEIPNATSLRVSQFGYSNAEQGNFIVSYNDKSEYLQNLRKLLITKSEKYSKIGTFRDGKQIQLNENILQKDSEFYSTIRLKQVTEEGESQLDAIEKRGVSYAEVRILDINPFEITGISLQQMYFLQVFMLFCLFEESSYIQNNELKLVNKNHNLVSISGRINKLLLNHNTGGQILIEDWGRNIFRKLFKLSNIMDTVENDGKYLNCVLTEYFKLTDRLLLPSSKILNQMELNGDSFITFGIKKALHYKNQNRLGEGLKNVEGL
- the gshAB gene encoding bifunctional glutamate--cysteine ligase GshA/glutathione synthetase GshB; translation: MLKGYEALELSTQMIIKEAINRGINIEVLDWDDNFVRLTKGRRIEYLKQATRTSVDTYISPLIMENKEVTKRILAENGLSVPKGITIKKIDKFNTEVSQFKGKDIVIKPKSTNFGQGVVILKQPFTESDVQNAIEQAFEFDHSVLIEEFISGKEYRFLVIGEEVAAILHRVPANVTGDGKHTIAELVNEKNKHPLRGKGYVTPLEKITLGQIEKDFLKFQGKTFDTIPNINETVYLRENSNISTGGDSIDFTDEIIDAYKTIAVEAAKAVGAKICGADIIIRDINDSPNNNNHSIIELNFNPALHIHDYPYKGKNRQVEKKVLDLLGF
- a CDS encoding IS3-like element ISCce3 family transposase (programmed frameshift) gives rise to the protein MKRYDNSFKEQAVRLVTEQGKSVSIVAKDIGIHENTLYKWIDQYKTHKENAFPGSGNLRPEDEELRKLKKRVADLEMENELPKKSNGNLRERPEIIYPIIHKYRFKFPVQKMCQILKISRSGYYAWIKRPESLRKKRNVELLEKIRNIHKVSRETYGSPRITKALKNEGINCGKNRIAKLMKENNITAKTRKKFKATTNSKHNYPVADNILNQDFTASRPNQIWVADITYIPTDEGWLYLAAIVDLYNRKVVGWAMDITMTKQLCIDALKQAIGRQRPSNGVIHHSDRGVQYASKEYQKVLKSNGFTASMSRKGNCYDNACMESFFGTLKTELIYLTRFKTRTEARLAIFEYIEVFYNRIRLHSKLGYKSPVEFEKQNKAA
- a CDS encoding alpha/beta-type small acid-soluble spore protein, with translation MANNKKLVPEATDALEKLKYEVAAEEGIELKDGYNGDITARDAGKIGGNMVKKMIEYAEKHMKDSE
- a CDS encoding N-acetylglucosaminidase, yielding MYAKANAKKQDKIQNKGGVLQKAKSPNRRNIKQQNPTEIIQRIRINPESMTQKDVVQLQHTIGNQAVQRLMSRLHNKNGYNAEDKPIQKKEEKKKEIQSISERNSPLGLPINLKEGLESLSNIDLSDVQVHYNSDKPQDVGALAFTQGNNIHIAPGQEKLLPHEGWHTVQQKQGRVQPTMQMKTGTLVNEDAGLEKEADAMGSRAERESSGNKTLQFKGYSKLNLPDYNENVIQKKDNASKIGKKVIYNQQTKNYKIINSKDGYEKDWSETPPKCMQIVYSKTLKYALCNNTGEIASYLTSGWYTDPLWAQGIKVSSYDVSLQDSLNKQMKLSAKPQTQKNGKWVNAETDQVKKYLDPSNFNDGVSKYQFLDLSASADISEKEMTKFLSGKGVLSGHAKTYLDAAKKYNVSEVYLAAHSALETGNGTSELAKGVKVEGVKVYNMYGINATDKDPVGEGSKYAYKMKWTSIDKAIDGGAEWISKNYINSSSHSQNTLYKMRWNPASPGEHQYATDIAWAVNQTSSLKKMYDSFPSASLKFDIPVYK